CAGCTGTTCGCGGGAAAGCACGACGTTAGGATGCCTCAAGAACATGACGAGCAGATCGAATTCTCTTTTGGTCAGGTCAACGAGCTCCGATCCTTTGGTAACGACGCGGGCAAGGATGTCCGCCCGGATATCGCGAAACGTTAACCTTGACGAGCGGCAAGGATCCATCATTTCCGTCCTGCGGAGCAAAGCGCGAATACGGGCTACAAGCTCCCGGGCGTCAAACGGCTTCGGCATATAATCGTCGGCACCGCTTTCCAGCCCCAATACACGGTCTGCGATGCCGGATTTTGCGGTCAGCATAATAATCGGCGTCGTTTTCTCGGCACGAATGCGCCGGCAAATCTCGATTCCGTTTAATTCCGGAAGCATGACGTCAAGCAGTACCAGGTCCCAGTCATCATTCAATGCGCACTCAAGTCCGGCTTGTCCGTCAAAGGCGGTTTGAACGATAAAATGCTCATGCCGAAGCTCCAGTTCTATTACACGGGACAAGCTGCTTTCATCTTCTATCAGCAATATGCGCTTCATTCCGATCGCCGCCCTTCCAAACTCTTTAAGGTGCGAAATGCTTCATAGTTTAGTTTATAACATCGTAACATGAGGGGAAAACAAGCAGCATTAGAAATCAATGAGAAGCCGATTAGAAAATGGAAGAGAATCCGCTCCAT
The window above is part of the Paenibacillus hamazuiensis genome. Proteins encoded here:
- a CDS encoding response regulator transcription factor — protein: MKRILLIEDESSLSRVIELELRHEHFIVQTAFDGQAGLECALNDDWDLVLLDVMLPELNGIEICRRIRAEKTTPIIMLTAKSGIADRVLGLESGADDYMPKPFDARELVARIRALLRRTEMMDPCRSSRLTFRDIRADILARVVTKGSELVDLTKREFDLLVMFLRHPNVVLSREQLLDNVWGHHSPVETNVVDVYVRYLRNKLKDPGKKSCIETVRGIGYVLR